Genomic segment of Desulfovibrio sp.:
GTAACATGCACCATCCCCTTGATCTTGAAGTCGCGTAGGACATTAAGCACGGTCTTCACGTAAATGTGGGTGGGAGCCAGCAGGGCCTCGGCCACTGTCTGGGAGGACCCGGGCATCAACTGGTCAGGTTTTAAGCCGGACTCGGTCAGAATCTTGCGTATGAGCGAGTACCCGTTGGAATGGGGCCCCGAAGACTTGATGCCGATGACGCTGTCGCCTATGCCGATGGAGGACCCATCCACAATCTTGGCGTTGTCCGCGATTCCCACGCAGAACCCGGCCAGATCGTAATGACCCGGCGGATAGAAATCAGGCATTTCCGCTGTTTCTCCGCCCAAGAGCGCGCATCCGGCCTCGGTGCAGCCCTGGGCCACTCCCTTGATGACCCGCTCGGCCACGTCCACATCAAGTTTGCCCGTGGCGAAGTAGTCCAAGAAGAACAGCGGCTTGGCTCCTTGGACCAGGATATCGTTGACGCTCATGGCCACCAGGTCGATGCCCACGGTCGAGTGTCCGTCCAGTTCGAAAGCCAGCAGGAGCTTGGTCCCGACACCGTCGGTGGAAGAAACAAGAACGGGTTCTTCGAAATCCTGCAGATCGGGTTTGAAAAGGCCGCCGAAACCGCCTATATCGGTAATGACACCCTTGTGGAAAGTTGCC
This window contains:
- a CDS encoding phosphoribosylformylglycinamidine cyclo-ligase — translated: MNDRAEAYRRAGVDIAAASDLVNRIKPLAQATFHKGVITDIGGFGGLFKPDLQDFEEPVLVSSTDGVGTKLLLAFELDGHSTVGIDLVAMSVNDILVQGAKPLFFLDYFATGKLDVDVAERVIKGVAQGCTEAGCALLGGETAEMPDFYPPGHYDLAGFCVGIADNAKIVDGSSIGIGDSVIGIKSSGPHSNGYSLIRKILTESGLKPDQLMPGSSQTVAEALLAPTHIYVKTVLNVLRDFKIKGMVHVTGGGFYENIPRVLPRGVAAHLSLDKWQMQPVFNWLKQAGNLSWPEMLQTFNCGIGFVLVVDSEVCDDVLNRLNAMHECAWNIGEIVKLPSKDAERVIVDIPPGL